In a single window of the Streptacidiphilus sp. P02-A3a genome:
- a CDS encoding nuclear transport factor 2 family protein, translating to MTRKLLATDLAEIRQTLSLFSHVFDNGDADALDLVFTEDVTVRNTIGRGYELVGIEAARDFTRRFVVGTVDHQTLDTVVLVDEDGTVRTRSRYLGLLADGSIHGGDYYDILVRTEAGWRISYRLSTSRLPKLEKTEPEPGLLDPWRPRAGQPPVTLI from the coding sequence ATGACCCGCAAGCTGCTCGCCACCGACCTCGCCGAGATCCGGCAGACCCTGTCGCTGTTCTCGCACGTGTTCGACAACGGTGACGCGGACGCCCTGGACCTGGTCTTCACCGAGGACGTCACGGTGCGCAACACCATCGGCCGGGGCTACGAGCTGGTCGGCATCGAGGCGGCCCGGGACTTCACCCGCCGGTTCGTCGTCGGCACGGTCGACCACCAGACCCTGGACACGGTGGTGCTGGTGGACGAGGACGGCACCGTCCGCACCCGCAGCCGGTACCTGGGGCTGCTGGCCGACGGCAGCATCCACGGCGGTGACTACTACGACATCCTGGTCCGCACCGAGGCCGGCTGGCGGATCAGCTACCGGCTCTCGACGTCCCGGCTGCCGAAGCTGGAGAAGACCGAGCCGGAGCCCGGCCTGCTCGACCCGTGGCGTCCGCGCGCCGGGCAGCCCCCGGTGACGCTGATCTGA
- a CDS encoding SDR family NAD(P)-dependent oxidoreductase, with translation MVPPVVVVTGAASGIGRATAELYAERGYRVVAVDVNEYGLKELAARDGEAFATLVGDVSSEAVNNAMVRLALQRFGRLDAAVLNAGIGGAGPLESAGALDRFDRVLAVNVRGVAAGIRASVPALRAVGGGSIVVTSSISGLRGDPGVWGYNASKAASINLVRAAALDYASENIRINAIAPGGAITAMTAGVLADPETAAVLTARIPLLRWSDAREQAEVIWFLTSPAASFITGVTLPVDGGIIASTGILPPPGRPGE, from the coding sequence ATGGTGCCACCCGTCGTCGTCGTCACCGGCGCGGCCTCCGGAATCGGCCGGGCGACCGCCGAGCTCTACGCCGAGCGCGGCTACCGCGTGGTCGCGGTCGACGTGAACGAGTACGGGCTCAAGGAGCTCGCCGCGCGCGACGGCGAGGCGTTCGCCACGCTCGTCGGCGACGTGTCCAGCGAGGCCGTCAACAACGCCATGGTGCGGCTGGCGCTCCAGCGGTTCGGCCGCCTGGACGCCGCCGTCCTGAACGCGGGTATCGGCGGCGCCGGGCCGCTGGAGTCGGCCGGGGCGCTGGACCGCTTCGACCGGGTGCTGGCGGTGAACGTGCGCGGCGTGGCGGCGGGCATCCGGGCGTCGGTCCCGGCGCTGCGGGCGGTCGGCGGCGGCTCCATCGTGGTGACCTCGTCCATCTCCGGGCTGCGCGGCGACCCGGGGGTCTGGGGCTACAACGCCTCCAAGGCCGCCTCGATCAACCTGGTGCGGGCAGCCGCGCTTGACTATGCGTCAGAGAACATCCGGATCAACGCGATCGCCCCCGGCGGCGCGATCACCGCGATGACCGCCGGGGTGCTGGCGGACCCGGAGACGGCCGCCGTGCTGACCGCGCGGATCCCGCTGCTGCGCTGGTCGGACGCCCGGGAGCAGGCCGAGGTGATCTGGTTCCTCACCTCCCCGGCGGCGTCCTTCATCACCGGTGTCACGCTGCCGGTCGACGGCGGGATCATCGCCAGCACCGGCATCCTGCCGCCGCCGGGCCGCCCCGGCGAATAG
- a CDS encoding ABC transporter substrate-binding protein: MPISLSRKSRVAIGAAGALLLLVGCSSGGSGGSTAAAVVGKPVSGGTLNFAVDTEPTSWDIHVSPQDITAEIQREVFDSLVSEDASGNFHPWLATSWTVAPNLESYTFHLRHDVKFSDGTPFNAAAVKANFDHIVAKSTKSQYASSLLGPYTGTEVIDPYTVKVTFSKPFAPFLQAASTTYLGFYSPKVLAADASSLGGGGPVDVGTGPFIFSSYTKGQQAVFTRNPDYDWGPATAKHTGPAYLDKLVVRFLPDSSVRLGALTSGQIQVAKAVPNQSVATVKDDSALKIITKDAPGGNYNLWLNASLAPLNDQRVREAVQRGINITQDVKTVEFGQFDRAWSPISPTTPDYDASLENSWPYSPTLANQLLDQAGWTARDSAGYRTKDGKRLVINWPQVAGNTTREGRDVLGQAIQADLQKIGIQVLRPTLDIGTYITEAYGGKVDVLDSSWARFEPDVLWLFFNSASAPAEGGQNATFLSDPQLDQWTNQARTTLDPTVRKQDYDQTQERAINLATVVPIYTPASIVGESTQVQGLTFDADTWLTFYDTWLAGK, translated from the coding sequence ATGCCCATATCCCTGTCCAGAAAATCCCGAGTGGCAATCGGCGCGGCGGGTGCTCTGCTTCTCCTGGTCGGCTGCTCCTCCGGTGGCAGCGGCGGCAGCACCGCCGCCGCCGTGGTCGGGAAGCCGGTGTCCGGCGGGACGCTGAACTTCGCCGTCGACACCGAGCCGACCTCCTGGGACATCCACGTCAGCCCGCAGGACATCACCGCCGAGATCCAGCGCGAGGTCTTCGACTCGCTGGTCTCCGAGGACGCCTCGGGCAACTTCCACCCGTGGCTGGCGACCTCCTGGACGGTCGCGCCCAACCTGGAGAGCTACACCTTCCACCTGCGCCACGACGTGAAGTTCAGCGACGGCACGCCGTTCAACGCAGCCGCGGTGAAGGCGAACTTCGACCACATCGTGGCCAAGTCGACCAAGTCGCAGTACGCGTCCAGCCTGCTCGGCCCGTACACCGGCACCGAGGTGATCGACCCGTACACGGTGAAGGTCACCTTCTCCAAGCCGTTCGCGCCGTTCCTCCAGGCCGCCAGCACCACCTACCTGGGCTTCTACTCCCCCAAGGTGCTTGCCGCCGACGCGAGTTCGCTCGGTGGCGGCGGCCCGGTGGACGTCGGCACCGGCCCCTTCATCTTCAGCAGCTACACCAAGGGCCAGCAGGCGGTGTTCACCCGCAACCCGGACTACGACTGGGGCCCGGCGACCGCCAAGCACACCGGTCCGGCCTACCTGGACAAGCTGGTGGTCCGCTTCCTGCCGGACAGCTCGGTCCGCCTGGGCGCGCTGACGAGTGGTCAGATCCAGGTGGCCAAGGCCGTTCCGAACCAGAGCGTGGCCACCGTCAAGGACGACTCCGCACTGAAGATCATCACCAAGGACGCCCCCGGCGGCAACTACAACCTGTGGCTCAACGCCTCGCTGGCCCCGTTGAACGACCAGCGGGTGCGCGAGGCCGTGCAGCGCGGGATCAACATCACCCAGGACGTCAAGACCGTCGAGTTCGGCCAGTTCGACCGGGCCTGGAGCCCGATCAGCCCGACCACTCCGGACTATGACGCCTCGTTGGAGAACAGCTGGCCCTACAGCCCGACCCTGGCCAACCAGTTGCTGGACCAGGCCGGCTGGACCGCACGCGACTCGGCCGGCTACCGCACCAAGGACGGCAAGCGGCTCGTCATCAACTGGCCGCAGGTGGCCGGCAACACCACCCGCGAGGGCCGGGACGTCCTCGGCCAGGCGATCCAGGCCGACCTGCAGAAGATCGGCATCCAGGTGCTGCGCCCCACCCTCGACATCGGCACCTACATCACCGAGGCGTACGGCGGCAAGGTGGACGTGCTGGACTCCAGCTGGGCCCGGTTCGAGCCGGACGTGCTCTGGCTGTTCTTCAACAGCGCCAGCGCGCCCGCCGAGGGCGGCCAGAACGCCACCTTCCTCAGCGACCCGCAGCTCGACCAGTGGACCAACCAGGCGCGTACCACGCTCGACCCGACCGTCCGCAAGCAGGACTACGACCAGACCCAGGAGCGCGCGATCAACCTGGCCACGGTCGTCCCGATCTACACCCCGGCCTCCATCGTCGGTGAGTCCACCCAGGTCCAGGGCCTGACCTTCGACGCCGACACCTGGCTGACCTTCTACGACACCTGGCTGGCCGGGAAGTGA
- a CDS encoding ester cyclase, translating into MGQEIAEESRTELARNKEVARRYFEELVNERRLDLLEEIIAEDAADETRVGPGGRGSREDFREHAVWLFENVGGARTTITDLIAEGDRVVVFWRLEGVQLGEFFGVPATGRPFSGASISTLTIRDGKVVRYNVLPDRLGVVRQLEATP; encoded by the coding sequence ATGGGGCAGGAAATCGCCGAGGAAAGCAGAACCGAACTCGCCAGGAACAAGGAAGTCGCCCGGCGCTATTTCGAGGAACTCGTCAACGAGCGGCGGCTCGACCTCCTGGAGGAGATCATCGCCGAGGACGCGGCCGACGAGACCCGGGTCGGCCCCGGCGGCCGGGGCAGCCGCGAGGACTTCCGCGAGCACGCCGTGTGGCTCTTCGAGAACGTCGGCGGTGCCCGCACCACCATCACCGACCTGATCGCCGAGGGCGACCGGGTGGTGGTCTTCTGGCGGCTGGAGGGCGTCCAGCTCGGGGAGTTCTTCGGGGTCCCGGCCACCGGCAGGCCGTTCAGCGGCGCCAGCATCAGCACGCTCACCATCAGGGACGGCAAAGTCGTCCGCTACAACGTCCTGCCCGACCGCCTCGGCGTGGTCCGGCAGTTGGAGGCAACCCCATGA